Proteins encoded in a region of the Methylobacterium radiotolerans JCM 2831 genome:
- the rbfA gene encoding 30S ribosome-binding factor RbfA: MAQKPTSTGPSQRQQRVAELVRHALAEVLQRGDIQDPVLGTHVVTVPEVRMSPDLKLATAYVMPLGGLDEAPVIAALERHRKVLRQAVARRVNLKFAPELRFRRDETFDEAARIDRLLRDERVQRDLDSAPEDDEPETGTGH, translated from the coding sequence ATGGCTCAGAAACCGACCTCCACCGGCCCCTCGCAGCGCCAGCAGCGCGTGGCCGAACTCGTGCGGCACGCGCTCGCCGAGGTGCTCCAGCGGGGCGACATCCAGGATCCGGTGCTCGGCACGCATGTCGTGACCGTGCCGGAGGTGCGGATGTCGCCGGACCTGAAGCTCGCCACCGCCTACGTGATGCCGCTCGGCGGCCTCGACGAGGCGCCTGTGATCGCCGCTCTGGAGCGCCACCGGAAGGTGCTGCGCCAGGCGGTGGCCCGACGGGTGAACCTGAAATTCGCGCCGGAGCTGCGGTTCCGGCGGGACGAGACCTTCGACGAGGCGGCGCGCATCGACAGGCTGCTGCGGGACGAGCGGGTCCAGCGCGACCTCGACTCCGCGCCCGAGGACGACGAACCGGAGACCGGGACGGGGCATTGA